A stretch of the Fusobacterium varium genome encodes the following:
- a CDS encoding putative fumarylacetoacetate hydrolase codes for MKFVRFKNENNEKLGIFNKDESKLIEISSVLGREFASMTDLIENINEEEIEQLQKTFGGKISECVQYDVSRVKICSPIKRPIHDIICVGVNYKDHLEETKESFKDDFTEPAKTVYFSKRASEIIGAGDAVKSRMDLDTHLDYEVELAVIIGKKGTDIAREDVEKYIFGYSIFNDISARVLQQSHLQWYRGKSLDTYSSMGPSILHKTALPFPIEVDVKSYVNSELRQSSNTKLFLADISQIISEISAGITLEPGDIIITGTPSGVGMGMKPQGFMKKGDIVICEIPEIGKLINTIE; via the coding sequence GTGAAATTTGTAAGATTTAAGAATGAAAATAATGAAAAATTAGGTATTTTTAATAAGGACGAATCAAAGCTCATAGAAATATCTTCTGTATTAGGCAGAGAATTTGCTTCAATGACTGACCTTATAGAAAATATCAATGAAGAAGAAATAGAACAGCTTCAGAAAACTTTTGGGGGAAAGATTTCTGAGTGTGTTCAGTATGATGTTTCAAGAGTAAAAATATGTTCACCAATTAAAAGACCTATTCATGATATTATATGTGTGGGAGTGAATTATAAAGATCATTTAGAAGAAACAAAAGAAAGTTTTAAGGATGATTTTACTGAACCAGCAAAAACTGTATATTTTTCAAAAAGAGCTTCTGAAATAATAGGGGCAGGAGATGCAGTAAAAAGCAGAATGGATTTGGATACACATTTAGATTATGAAGTAGAATTGGCAGTTATTATAGGAAAAAAAGGAACAGACATAGCCAGAGAAGATGTCGAAAAATATATTTTTGGATATTCAATATTCAATGATATATCTGCTAGAGTGCTGCAGCAATCTCATCTTCAATGGTATAGGGGGAAAAGTCTGGACACTTATTCATCTATGGGACCAAGTATACTGCATAAAACAGCTCTTCCATTTCCAATAGAAGTAGATGTAAAAAGTTATGTTAATAGTGAATTGAGACAATCTTCAAATACAAAATTATTTTTAGCTGATATTTCTCAAATAATATCTGAAATATCAGCAGGAATAACTCTTGAACCTGGAGATATAATAATAACTGGAACACCATCTGGAGTAGGAATGGGAATGAAACCTCAAGGATTTATGAAAAAGGGAGATATAGTAATTTGTGAAATTCCAGAGATAGGAAAACTTATCAATACTATAGAATAA
- a CDS encoding dihydrodipicolinate synthetase encodes MKKANFLTPVVTAFDANGNLDIQANKNVWDHLIKGGVDGLVIMGSTGEFFSMTTEQKKELIKLVVEHVNKRIKVYIGTSCMTVEDTVELSNFAIEAGADAVMIISPYYFTLSDESVEFFYDKVAEAIKGDIYLYNFPDRTGHDLTPEVTLNLLRKHKNIVGFKDTVSEMGHTRKLMTTVLKEFPDFIVLSGFDENFVHNILCGGSGCIGGLSNLCPELFADWVKAINAKNMVEVARIQKIVDKLMDLYPIGTPFIPIMKKAMMIRGVEMQDYCTKPFLQATEEQTEQIKAVMKEAGLL; translated from the coding sequence ATGAAAAAAGCAAATTTTCTGACTCCAGTAGTAACTGCATTTGATGCAAATGGAAATCTGGATATTCAGGCTAATAAAAATGTATGGGATCATCTTATTAAAGGTGGAGTAGATGGACTTGTAATTATGGGAAGTACAGGAGAATTTTTCTCTATGACTACTGAACAAAAAAAGGAACTTATTAAATTAGTAGTAGAACATGTAAATAAAAGAATAAAAGTATATATTGGAACTAGCTGTATGACAGTAGAAGATACAGTTGAGCTTTCAAATTTTGCAATAGAAGCTGGAGCAGATGCAGTAATGATTATCAGTCCATACTATTTTACTCTTTCTGATGAAAGTGTAGAGTTCTTCTATGATAAAGTAGCAGAAGCTATAAAAGGAGATATTTATTTATATAATTTCCCTGATAGAACAGGACATGACTTAACTCCAGAAGTTACATTAAATCTTCTTAGAAAACATAAAAATATAGTAGGATTTAAAGATACTGTAAGTGAAATGGGACATACTAGAAAACTTATGACAACAGTATTGAAAGAATTTCCTGATTTTATAGTATTATCAGGATTTGATGAAAATTTTGTTCATAATATTTTATGTGGTGGAAGTGGATGTATTGGAGGGCTTTCAAATCTATGTCCAGAACTTTTTGCTGATTGGGTAAAAGCTATAAATGCAAAAAATATGGTTGAGGTTGCTAGAATCCAAAAAATAGTAGATAAATTAATGGATCTTTATCCAATAGGAACACCATTTATCCCTATCATGAAAAAAGCTATGATGATTCGTGGAGTTGAAATGCAGGATTATTGTACAAAACCTTTCCTACAAGCAACTGAAGAACAAACAGAACAAATAAAAGCAGTGATGAAAGAAGCTGGACTTTTATAA
- a CDS encoding putative transposase, with protein sequence MQKPTNNNIFFQLNQPKLFNFLQYEISDNDPVRKLSSILEGLDFSSLMQVFSYKTKVHPIRMFSIIVYAYSRNLTSTRDIEMACHENIKFRFLLQDSKIPDHSTISRFLVKTEDILPDLFEQFVEKIFEMENISTETIYIDGTKIEAYANKYTFVWKKSIEKYRTRLDEKILELISNFNDDFNLQYDNFLEIYSYLSNLNFQIVKGRGKRKSKEQKYLELCAEYLEKYQKYSNHFKNLNGRNSYSKTDIDATFMRMKDDHMRNGQLKPGYNLQIGVISEYISSYEIFSNPSDSKTLIPFLEKISSQNLKIKNIVADAGYESISNYEYLEKMDYTSYIKPIYFEKSKIRKFKNDLNRVENLIYNHSENKLFRKDGLELEFLYSNKNNTVQYFWNPETNKKIKYNARFRILSNKSKENVSSNYGKQLRMNRSIQVEGAFAVLKEDMKLRKLKVRSKKSVLREICLFCIAYNFNRYLSRNINNRLGTTLHSLKVA encoded by the coding sequence ATGCAAAAACCAACTAATAATAACATTTTTTTTCAATTAAATCAACCTAAACTTTTTAACTTTTTACAATATGAAATTTCTGATAATGATCCTGTAAGAAAACTTAGCTCAATATTGGAGGGATTAGATTTTAGTAGTTTAATGCAAGTATTTTCTTACAAAACAAAGGTACATCCTATCAGAATGTTTTCTATCATTGTTTATGCCTATTCGCGCAATTTAACTTCTACTAGAGATATAGAAATGGCTTGCCATGAAAATATTAAATTCAGGTTTCTTTTACAAGATTCTAAAATTCCTGATCACTCTACTATTTCTAGATTCTTAGTAAAAACTGAAGATATTCTTCCAGATCTATTTGAACAATTCGTTGAAAAAATTTTTGAAATGGAAAATATTTCCACTGAAACAATATATATTGATGGCACTAAAATTGAAGCATATGCTAATAAATATACATTTGTTTGGAAAAAATCTATTGAGAAATATAGAACTAGATTAGATGAAAAAATTCTTGAATTAATTTCAAATTTTAATGATGATTTCAACTTACAATATGACAACTTCCTTGAAATATATTCATATCTTTCTAATTTGAATTTTCAAATAGTCAAAGGTAGAGGAAAGAGAAAATCTAAAGAGCAAAAGTATTTAGAATTATGCGCAGAATACTTAGAAAAGTATCAAAAATATTCTAATCATTTTAAAAATCTTAATGGTAGAAATAGCTATTCAAAAACTGATATAGATGCTACTTTTATGAGAATGAAAGATGACCATATGAGAAATGGTCAATTAAAACCTGGATATAATCTGCAAATAGGAGTGATTAGTGAATATATTTCTTCATATGAAATTTTTTCTAACCCTTCTGATTCTAAAACTTTGATTCCATTTTTAGAGAAAATTTCATCTCAAAATTTAAAAATTAAAAATATTGTAGCTGATGCAGGATATGAAAGTATTTCAAATTATGAATATTTGGAAAAAATGGACTATACTTCATATATAAAACCAATATATTTTGAAAAATCTAAAATCAGAAAGTTTAAAAATGATTTAAACAGAGTAGAAAATTTAATATATAATCATTCTGAAAATAAGCTATTTAGAAAAGATGGATTAGAATTAGAATTTCTATACTCTAACAAAAATAATACAGTTCAATATTTTTGGAATCCTGAAACTAACAAAAAAATTAAGTACAATGCGAGATTTAGAATTTTATCAAATAAATCAAAAGAGAATGTATCAAGCAATTATGGAAAACAATTAAGAATGAACAGAAGTATTCAAGTAGAAGGTGCTTTTGCAGTTTTGAAAGAAGATATGAAATTGCGAAAATTAAAAGTTCGAAGTAAAAAAAGTGTTTTAAGAGAAATATGTTTGTTTTGTATCGCTTACAACTTCAACAGATATCTAAGCAGAAATATAAATAATCGCTTAGGAACAACACTTCACTCATTAAAAGTAGCTTAG
- a CDS encoding putative signal transduction histidine kinase: protein MKSKYNCSIVFLVFLSIIAIFTGGNYYICSVQSALWNKTVMDILEVTDQGRHALDTYLKKDKEILHFLASELKNVNSYDSSVLQNKLQLFNENKITYICANLNTGTFNTNLHQKKFTLSKIQLNVFEELQGSGIRKPFLDSHTGIWTIGIYERFNFADGIEGYVQKSQPLTKFADCFSLSFYNNTGFSYVVNQTGDILIRSQHRNSNRTFHNLFDIIDLQNNNIKEVNSFRESLKNGEKGAVRFQYQEEGYVFCYVPLKTVSDWYVVSIIPNRIIMEQANNIIQYSQILLVLILISILLIVTIFMIYQNSMYQVLQAEENARKAAESANTAKSHFLSNMSHDIRTPMNAIISMTKLATDHIDNQRKIKKYLKNIELSGQLLIGLINNILDMSKIESGKMTLNNDVTSLETILTNLINIIRPMFEKKNQQFYVELHKIEHDLLFIDTVRLNQVLLNLLSNAIKFTPEGGTITLNIEECLAECEGYTHFTFCISDTGIGMKPEFLEHIFDSFAREQDSKVDKIEGSGLGMAITKMIIDMMKGNISIESQLGKGTTFTVDIDLLLPSNLQQENLTLPYMRLLIIDDNLQNYESTKKILKEIRIEADIINNNQTVIKDIITAHKQKENYSLIIFDWKFSSQNNLQRIYAIKEYSNNSIPIIISSMYSLENIETKAIEAGVAGFIQKPFFKSVLYNCIKQYVLHNNTSVENQNKKTDLSGVRILVAEDNKINQEIIQELLEDIGAQIEIAENGIVCLEKFEKSTPGYFDLILMDVHMPIMNGYEATKNIRALNRLDAATIPIIAVTANAFSEDIEAAKQAGMNSHLAKPLDIPVMLREIQRYLK from the coding sequence ATGAAATCAAAATATAATTGCAGTATTGTATTTTTAGTGTTTTTGTCAATCATAGCAATTTTTACAGGTGGAAATTATTATATTTGCAGTGTTCAAAGTGCTTTATGGAATAAAACTGTAATGGATATTTTAGAGGTTACTGATCAAGGGCGTCATGCACTTGATACTTACCTCAAAAAAGATAAAGAAATTCTACATTTTCTGGCATCTGAATTAAAAAATGTAAATTCTTATGATTCTTCAGTTTTACAAAACAAACTTCAATTATTCAATGAAAATAAAATTACTTATATCTGCGCTAATTTGAATACTGGTACTTTTAATACAAATTTACATCAAAAAAAATTTACATTATCTAAAATACAATTAAATGTTTTTGAAGAATTACAAGGAAGTGGTATTCGCAAACCATTTCTTGATAGTCATACAGGAATATGGACAATTGGTATTTATGAACGCTTTAATTTTGCTGATGGTATTGAAGGATATGTACAGAAATCACAGCCTCTTACAAAATTTGCAGATTGTTTTTCACTTTCATTTTATAATAATACTGGTTTTTCTTATGTAGTTAATCAGACAGGGGATATTTTAATTCGCTCTCAACATCGCAATAGTAATCGTACTTTTCATAATTTATTTGATATTATAGATTTACAGAATAATAATATAAAAGAAGTTAATTCTTTTAGAGAGTCGCTAAAAAATGGAGAAAAGGGTGCAGTACGTTTTCAATATCAAGAAGAAGGTTATGTATTCTGTTATGTTCCATTGAAAACTGTTTCTGACTGGTATGTAGTCTCCATTATTCCAAATAGAATCATCATGGAGCAGGCAAATAATATTATTCAATATTCACAAATATTACTTGTTCTTATTTTAATCAGTATCTTATTAATAGTTACTATTTTTATGATATATCAAAATTCTATGTATCAAGTACTTCAAGCAGAAGAAAATGCTCGTAAAGCAGCAGAAAGTGCTAATACTGCTAAAAGTCATTTTTTATCTAATATGTCTCATGATATTCGTACTCCTATGAATGCTATTATCAGTATGACTAAACTAGCTACAGACCATATTGACAATCAAAGAAAGATAAAAAAATATTTGAAAAATATTGAACTTTCTGGACAGCTTTTAATTGGACTAATAAATAATATTTTAGATATGTCAAAAATTGAAAGTGGTAAAATGACATTGAACAATGATGTTACTTCCCTTGAAACTATCTTAACTAATCTTATAAATATTATTCGACCAATGTTTGAGAAAAAAAATCAACAATTTTATGTAGAATTGCATAAAATTGAGCATGATCTTCTTTTTATTGATACAGTACGTTTAAATCAAGTTTTGCTTAATCTTCTTTCGAATGCAATTAAATTTACTCCTGAAGGTGGTACTATAACTTTAAATATAGAAGAATGTCTTGCTGAATGTGAAGGATATACTCATTTTACATTTTGTATATCTGATACAGGAATTGGAATGAAGCCAGAATTTTTAGAACATATCTTTGATTCTTTTGCGCGTGAACAAGACAGCAAAGTTGATAAAATTGAAGGCAGTGGGCTTGGAATGGCCATTACTAAAATGATTATTGATATGATGAAAGGAAATATTTCAATTGAAAGTCAATTAGGTAAAGGAACAACATTTACAGTTGATATTGATTTACTGTTGCCTTCTAATTTACAGCAAGAAAACTTAACATTACCATATATGCGGTTACTTATTATAGATGACAATTTACAAAATTATGAATCAACTAAAAAAATATTAAAGGAAATTAGAATTGAAGCTGATATTATTAATAATAATCAAACAGTTATAAAAGATATAATAACAGCACATAAACAAAAAGAAAATTACAGTTTAATTATATTTGACTGGAAATTTTCAAGTCAAAATAACTTACAAAGAATATATGCAATAAAAGAATATTCAAATAATTCAATACCAATTATAATTTCTTCTATGTACAGTCTTGAAAATATTGAAACAAAAGCTATTGAAGCAGGTGTTGCAGGTTTTATTCAAAAACCATTTTTTAAATCTGTGCTTTACAATTGTATTAAACAATATGTTTTACATAATAATACTTCAGTGGAAAATCAAAATAAAAAAACTGATCTTTCAGGTGTAAGAATATTAGTAGCAGAAGATAATAAAATTAATCAGGAAATTATTCAAGAATTATTAGAAGATATAGGTGCTCAAATTGAAATTGCAGAAAATGGAATAGTCTGTCTTGAAAAATTTGAAAAATCAACTCCTGGATATTTTGACCTTATTCTTATGGATGTTCATATGCCAATTATGAATGGTTATGAAGCTACAAAAAATATAAGAGCTCTAAATCGCTTAGACGCTGCTACAATACCAATTATTGCTGTTACAGCTAATGCTTTTTCAGAAGATATTGAAGCAGCAAAACAAGCTGGAATGAATAGTCATTTAGCTAAACCTTTAGATATTCCAGTTATGTTACGAGAAATACAACGATACCTTAAATAA
- a CDS encoding putative L-cysteine desulfidase, with the protein MEKTIEKIMSILAEEIVPAEGCTEPIAIAYAASKLTSVLGNIPEKINAYLSGNIVKNVKSVKIPNSNGMVGIEASVAMGAILGQCERELMVISHVDTARLPEVQKYLDENRINVFLNDSDVKLYIRLEGTYGNDSASVEIQNYHTNITKITKNGEEVKGCLCDDCTSADVMTDRTFLSVELIHDLAKNIELSLIEPIFKQVIDYNTAIAKEGLSNYYGLSIGKLMKEGMEEGVYGNDLRNNMASFASAGSDARMNGCSLPVMTTSGSGNQGMTCSLPVIKFCELKNIPYEQLIRGLFFSHMTTIHIKSNIGRLSAYCGAVCASGGVAGAISFLSGFSPAQIDSAIETTLATLSGVVCDGAKSSCATKIASGVAAAFDGYYASSKNRKFEFGEGIVGRNIEATIKNVGTLGQVGMKITDDVILDIMIKNK; encoded by the coding sequence ATGGAAAAAACAATTGAAAAAATAATGAGTATTTTAGCAGAGGAAATAGTTCCTGCTGAAGGTTGTACTGAACCAATAGCAATAGCTTACGCAGCTAGCAAACTTACAAGTGTATTAGGAAATATACCTGAAAAAATAAATGCTTATCTTTCTGGAAATATTGTAAAAAATGTTAAAAGTGTAAAAATTCCTAATTCTAATGGAATGGTAGGAATAGAGGCTTCTGTTGCTATGGGAGCAATTTTAGGACAATGTGAAAGAGAACTTATGGTAATATCTCATGTTGATACTGCCCGTCTTCCTGAAGTTCAAAAATATCTTGATGAAAATAGAATAAATGTTTTTCTTAATGATAGTGATGTAAAACTTTACATTAGATTAGAAGGTACTTATGGAAATGATTCTGCTTCTGTTGAAATTCAAAATTATCATACTAATATCACAAAAATTACAAAAAATGGAGAAGAGGTAAAAGGTTGTCTTTGTGATGACTGTACTTCAGCAGATGTTATGACTGACAGAACTTTTCTTAGTGTAGAACTTATCCATGATTTAGCTAAAAATATTGAGCTTTCTCTCATAGAGCCAATCTTCAAACAGGTTATAGATTACAATACTGCTATAGCTAAAGAAGGTCTTTCAAACTATTATGGTCTTTCTATTGGTAAATTAATGAAAGAAGGTATGGAAGAAGGAGTTTATGGAAATGATTTAAGAAACAATATGGCAAGTTTTGCCAGTGCTGGAAGTGATGCTAGAATGAATGGTTGTTCTCTTCCTGTTATGACTACAAGTGGAAGTGGAAACCAAGGAATGACTTGTTCTCTTCCTGTTATAAAATTCTGTGAATTGAAAAATATTCCATATGAACAATTAATCAGAGGTCTTTTCTTCTCTCATATGACAACTATACATATTAAAAGCAATATAGGAAGATTATCTGCTTACTGTGGAGCTGTATGTGCAAGCGGAGGAGTAGCAGGAGCTATATCTTTCCTTTCTGGATTCTCTCCAGCTCAAATAGATTCTGCTATTGAAACAACTCTTGCAACTCTTTCTGGAGTAGTATGTGATGGAGCAAAGAGTTCTTGTGCTACTAAAATAGCAAGTGGTGTTGCTGCTGCATTTGATGGTTATTATGCTTCAAGCAAAAATAGAAAATTTGAATTTGGTGAAGGAATTGTTGGAAGAAATATTGAGGCTACTATTAAAAATGTAGGAACTCTTGGACAAGTTGGTATGAAAATAACTGATGATGTTATCCTTGATATCATGATAAAAAACAAATAA
- a CDS encoding putative transposase: MFSIIVYAYSRNLTSTRDIEMACHENIKFRFLLQDSKIPDHSTISRFLVKTEDILPDLFEQFVEKIFEMENISTETIYIDGTKIEAYANKYTFVWKKSIEKYRTRLDEKILELISNFNDDFNLQYDNFLEIYSYLSNLNFQIVKGRGKRKSKEQKYLELCAEYLEKYQKYSNHFKNLNGRNSYSKTDIDATFMRMKDDHMRNGQLKPGYNLQIGVISEYISSYEIFSNPSDSKTLIPFLEKISSQNLEVKNIVADAGYESILNYEYLEKMSYTSYIKPIYFEKAKTRKFKNDLNRVENLIYNNSENKLFRKDGLELVFLYSNKNNTVQYFWNPETNKKIKYNARFRILSYKSKENVSSNYGKQLRMNRSIQVEGAFAVLKEDMKLRKLKVRSKKSVLREICLFCIAYNFNRYLSRNINNRLGTTLHSLKVA, from the coding sequence ATGTTTTCTATCATTGTTTATGCCTATTCGCGCAATTTAACTTCTACTAGAGATATAGAAATGGCTTGCCATGAAAATATTAAATTTAGGTTTCTTTTACAAGATTCTAAAATTCCTGATCACTCTACTATTTCTAGATTCTTAGTAAAAACTGAAGATATTCTTCCAGATCTATTTGAACAATTCGTTGAAAAAATTTTTGAAATGGAAAATATTTCCACTGAAACAATATATATTGATGGCACTAAAATTGAAGCATATGCTAATAAATATACATTTGTTTGGAAAAAATCTATTGAGAAATATAGAACTAGATTAGATGAAAAAATTCTTGAATTAATTTCAAATTTTAATGATGATTTCAACTTACAATATGACAACTTCCTTGAAATATATTCATATCTTTCTAATTTGAATTTTCAAATAGTCAAAGGTAGAGGAAAGAGAAAATCTAAAGAGCAAAAGTATTTAGAATTATGCGCAGAATACTTAGAAAAGTATCAAAAATATTCTAATCATTTTAAAAATCTTAATGGTAGAAATAGCTATTCAAAAACTGATATAGATGCTACTTTTATGAGAATGAAAGATGACCATATGAGAAATGGTCAATTAAAACCTGGATATAATCTACAAATAGGAGTGATTAGTGAATATATTTCTTCATATGAAATTTTTTCTAACCCTTCTGATTCTAAAACTTTGATTCCATTTTTAGAGAAAATTTCATCTCAAAATTTAGAAGTTAAAAATATTGTAGCTGATGCAGGATATGAAAGTATTTTAAATTATGAATATTTGGAAAAAATGAGCTATACTTCATATATAAAACCAATATATTTTGAAAAAGCTAAAACCAGAAAGTTTAAAAATGATTTAAACAGAGTAGAAAATTTAATATATAATAATTCTGAAAATAAGCTATTTAGAAAAGACGGATTAGAATTAGTATTTCTATACTCTAATAAAAATAATACAGTTCAATATTTTTGGAATCCTGAAACTAACAAAAAAATTAAGTACAATGCAAGATTTAGAATTTTATCATATAAATCAAAAGAGAATGTATCAAGCAATTATGGAAAACAATTAAGAATGAACAGAAGTATTCAAGTAGAAGGTGCTTTTGCAGTTTTGAAAGAAGATATGAAATTGCGAAAATTAAAAGTTCGAAGTAAAAAAAGTGTTTTAAGAGAAATATGTTTGTTTTGTATCGCTTACAACTTCAACAGATATCTAAGCAGAAATATAAATAATCGCTTAGGAACAACACTTCACTCATTAAAAGTAGCTTAG
- a CDS encoding putative ABC transporter ATP-binding protein produces MSILDVSNVSHGFGSRKILEDASFRLLKGEHIGLVGANGEGKTTFLNIITGKLLPDEGKITWCNHITTGYLDQYSTLEKGKTIRDILRSAFSHMYELEKEMIAAYDKMTDCTPEEMEVLIEDAGEIQSILESGDFYSLDSKIEEYASGLGLVDIGLDRDVSELSGGQRAKILLAKVLLENPMILILDEPTNFLDENHIIWLKNFLQNYENAFILVSHDIPFLNDVVNVIYHVENAVLTRYSGDYYQFREMYELKKRQIEQAFKKQQKEIAHLKDFIARNKARVATTNLAKDRQKKLDKMDIIEIAKEKIKPSFEFLPARTPSREVITAVNLVIGYDEPLTKPLNFTVERNQKIAIKGVNGLGKSTLLKTLLGIIKPVSGEVEHGQFLEIGYFEQEEKSTNVTALDEIWNEYPSMTNREVRAALARCGLTTDHITSQMQVLSGGENAKVRICKLMLRDINLLVMDEPTNHLDIDAKEELKKAIKEFKGTVLLVSHEPDFYMDVVTDIWNVEDWTTKIV; encoded by the coding sequence ATGAGTATCTTAGATGTAAGCAATGTTAGTCATGGATTTGGATCAAGGAAAATCCTTGAAGATGCCTCTTTTCGTCTTCTAAAAGGAGAGCATATTGGACTGGTAGGAGCCAATGGAGAGGGAAAAACTACTTTTTTAAATATAATTACTGGAAAACTTCTTCCTGATGAGGGAAAAATAACTTGGTGCAACCATATTACAACTGGATATCTTGATCAATACAGTACCCTTGAAAAAGGTAAAACTATTCGTGATATTCTTCGTTCAGCTTTTTCTCATATGTATGAACTAGAAAAAGAAATGATAGCTGCTTATGATAAAATGACTGACTGTACCCCTGAAGAAATGGAAGTTCTTATAGAAGATGCTGGAGAAATTCAAAGTATATTGGAAAGTGGTGATTTTTATTCATTAGACTCTAAAATAGAAGAGTATGCAAGTGGTCTTGGACTTGTTGATATTGGTCTTGATCGTGATGTTTCTGAGTTATCTGGTGGGCAGAGAGCAAAAATACTTCTTGCAAAAGTTTTATTGGAAAATCCAATGATATTAATATTGGATGAGCCTACCAATTTCCTTGATGAAAACCATATTATCTGGTTAAAAAACTTTCTTCAAAACTATGAAAATGCTTTTATTCTTGTTTCTCATGATATTCCATTTTTAAATGATGTTGTAAATGTAATATATCATGTTGAAAACGCTGTACTTACTCGTTATTCTGGAGATTATTATCAATTCAGAGAAATGTATGAATTGAAAAAAAGACAGATAGAACAGGCATTTAAAAAACAGCAGAAAGAAATAGCTCATCTTAAAGATTTTATTGCACGAAATAAAGCTAGAGTAGCTACTACAAATCTGGCAAAAGATCGTCAGAAAAAATTAGATAAAATGGATATAATTGAAATAGCTAAAGAAAAAATAAAACCTTCATTTGAATTTTTACCTGCTCGTACTCCAAGCCGTGAGGTTATTACTGCTGTAAATCTTGTAATAGGTTATGATGAGCCTTTGACAAAACCTCTAAATTTTACAGTAGAGCGCAACCAAAAAATAGCTATAAAAGGAGTTAATGGACTGGGAAAATCTACTCTATTAAAAACACTTCTGGGTATTATAAAACCAGTATCTGGAGAAGTTGAACATGGGCAATTCCTTGAAATAGGATATTTTGAACAGGAGGAAAAATCTACTAATGTTACTGCTTTAGATGAAATATGGAATGAATACCCAAGTATGACAAATAGAGAAGTAAGGGCTGCTCTTGCCAGATGCGGGCTGACTACTGATCATATTACAAGTCAGATGCAGGTACTTTCTGGAGGAGAAAATGCAAAAGTTCGAATATGTAAGCTGATGCTTAGAGATATAAATCTATTGGTAATGGATGAGCCTACTAATCATCTGGATATAGATGCTAAAGAAGAATTGAAAAAAGCTATAAAAGAATTTAAAGGAACTGTACTTTTAGTAAGTCATGAACCTGATTTTTATATGGATGTAGTCACTGATATATGGAATGTAGAAGACTGGACAACTAAGATAGTATAA